A region of Halorhabdus rudnickae DNA encodes the following proteins:
- a CDS encoding aldo/keto reductase, protein MEYTTLGSTGMEVSKIALGCMSFGGGDDWMLDEEEGRELVERAIDLGINFFDTANVYSSGESEKILGDVLADYDRDEQVVATKVYGEMDEDNPNAQGLSRKAIEQELSNSLDRLGMETVDLYQIHRWDYDTPIETTLRALDDAVRRGKVRHIGASSMWAHQFQEALHVSDRAGLARFETMQNLYHLTYREEEREMYPVCDKENVGVLPWSPLAAGYLTRPHDEFMTTTRAEHEVDYGTPYHEGPGSEEINGRVEELADDYGVTMAQIALAWHFQNDNVDAPIVGTSSIEHLEEAVEALDVDLSESDVEYLEEPYAPVDVFGHE, encoded by the coding sequence ATGGAGTATACGACACTCGGTTCGACCGGCATGGAGGTTTCAAAGATCGCGTTGGGTTGTATGAGCTTTGGGGGCGGGGACGACTGGATGCTGGACGAGGAGGAAGGGCGGGAACTCGTAGAGCGGGCGATCGACCTGGGGATCAACTTCTTCGATACCGCAAACGTCTACTCTTCGGGCGAGAGCGAGAAGATCCTGGGCGACGTACTCGCAGATTACGACCGTGACGAGCAGGTCGTCGCCACCAAGGTTTACGGCGAGATGGACGAGGACAACCCCAACGCCCAGGGCCTCTCCCGGAAGGCGATCGAACAGGAACTCTCGAATAGTCTCGATCGCCTCGGCATGGAGACGGTCGATCTCTACCAGATCCACCGCTGGGATTACGACACCCCTATCGAGACCACCCTGCGGGCGCTTGACGATGCCGTCCGCCGCGGGAAGGTCCGTCACATCGGCGCTTCGTCGATGTGGGCTCACCAGTTCCAGGAGGCGCTGCACGTCAGCGACCGGGCGGGACTTGCCCGGTTCGAGACGATGCAGAACCTCTATCATCTGACGTATCGCGAGGAGGAACGCGAGATGTACCCCGTCTGTGACAAGGAGAACGTCGGTGTCCTGCCGTGGTCGCCGCTGGCGGCGGGCTATCTCACCCGTCCCCACGACGAGTTCATGACGACGACGCGTGCGGAACACGAAGTCGATTACGGGACGCCGTACCACGAGGGGCCGGGCAGCGAGGAGATCAACGGCCGCGTCGAAGAACTTGCCGACGACTACGGTGTGACGATGGCCCAGATCGCGCTGGCCTGGCACTTCCAGAACGACAACGTCGACGCGCCGATCGTCGGGACGTCGAGCATCGAACACCTGGAGGAGGCCGTCGAGGCGCTCGACGTCGATCTCAGCGAATCCGATGTCGAATATCTCGAAGAACCCTACGCGCCCGTCGACGTGTTCGGTCACGAGTGA
- a CDS encoding DUF5781 family protein, with translation MELQVGGSGPAAPFLGARDLFETEYDLDRPVTVEIRRDPDERTRVSHDDDRHTLVVSRRVATSAMAREFALHEFAHMHHTEEGHPSHTLPTEEAIFLALSGRSVERRTVAQCYQIANHARDVYADDVWMDLAPAAKLVDFLEASLAAAVADRPDDPIGWDRITGGADPDITAVNAAFALALVERHDLVETGHRLYDLAHAAATDAPHLGVDEFRRRFRSLDRDPSESEFRGALVDLTRTYATRTSQLAD, from the coding sequence ATGGAGTTGCAGGTCGGCGGTTCCGGCCCGGCCGCACCGTTTCTCGGGGCGCGAGACCTCTTCGAGACCGAATACGACCTCGATCGTCCGGTAACTGTCGAGATCCGGCGCGATCCGGACGAGCGAACCCGTGTCAGTCACGACGACGACCGCCACACGCTGGTCGTCTCCCGGCGGGTGGCCACCAGCGCGATGGCACGGGAGTTTGCACTCCACGAGTTCGCGCATATGCATCACACTGAAGAAGGCCATCCCTCACATACACTCCCAACAGAAGAGGCGATTTTTCTGGCACTCTCCGGACGGAGCGTCGAGCGCCGGACGGTCGCACAGTGTTACCAGATCGCTAATCACGCCCGCGACGTCTACGCGGACGACGTCTGGATGGACCTTGCGCCCGCCGCCAAGCTGGTGGACTTCCTGGAGGCCAGTCTCGCCGCTGCGGTGGCAGATCGTCCCGACGACCCGATAGGCTGGGACCGCATCACGGGTGGGGCCGACCCGGATATTACGGCGGTCAATGCCGCGTTCGCGCTGGCACTGGTCGAGCGACACGACCTCGTCGAGACCGGCCACCGGCTGTACGATCTTGCCCACGCCGCCGCCACCGACGCGCCCCATCTCGGAGTTGACGAGTTTCGTCGCCGATTTCGGTCACTCGACCGTGACCCGTCCGAAAGCGAGTTTCGCGGGGCTCTAGTCGACCTCACACGAACGTATGCGACTCGGACGTCCCAGCTCGCAGACTGA
- a CDS encoding vWA domain-containing protein yields the protein MRSRGLTAVAGTDRGVSELVGYVLLVGIVIAGALAIMVFATPLMNDSQDQQVDETSEFAMEEVDARLTSLAASGGSAATEFRLLENEQQTHNEPELVANKGHINVTINKNSTCSVNTSLDSIRIETETDDTLVYEAGGVWRQSSEGGVVAVTPPTLSIQNGHVDLSLTNLTGSVSGGSTEALLNATTSNQDTRNAIQTLYQGNCKRPDNVTVEIKSNLYEGWAEHLEDTGGYTSLTVDENNETTTAFLAQSALPPETNDAVNNVVNLTNASYMSNVTVSQSGIAVSKNASNNYTVYVEPVADDINIGTVRNISASGNVTRDPVDVMFVVDESGSMGNPAAGSSKDKYQVARGAMQNFTTYLTPAYDRAGLVGFKKISSGWTNRFVANVYRTNDYRLSGNLTKFNSTVNKTKHSGGTFTAIGMKRAHSILSLESNETRDKYIIMLSDGKNTGTQEIYVGDTRYTDPDPATERIATLANRSRTTVHTIGFADNAGDLNEAFLNQTATNGGGKYYYAKNASELEKAFERIAKRVSSTQQIGRTPFSTNISANGSIQTPQITGNVSNIANVTKMNKTFLNVNDPTAPSTFSHAFSISDGGNVNFSATVYGCDQWVTTGQKQTTNGSNYPVTRCKTMNPSKNTTVSGSDVTVYTNANSTAFTTMLGNTRTADWQANLTDLVVNRSLYNATTDQLSLDSNQALVLYDFPDGKNSDNKMLVLYTIGESDEMRPANVVDISISNIELEQE from the coding sequence ATGAGATCCAGGGGATTGACTGCGGTTGCCGGCACCGACAGGGGCGTCTCGGAGTTGGTAGGGTACGTGTTGTTAGTTGGAATCGTTATCGCCGGGGCACTGGCGATCATGGTATTCGCAACACCGTTGATGAACGACAGTCAGGATCAACAGGTGGACGAAACGTCGGAATTCGCCATGGAAGAAGTCGATGCGCGCCTTACATCACTCGCGGCCTCCGGCGGATCGGCCGCGACCGAGTTTCGACTCCTCGAGAACGAACAGCAGACTCACAACGAGCCGGAACTAGTGGCAAACAAAGGCCATATAAACGTCACTATCAACAAGAATAGTACCTGTTCGGTGAACACGTCTCTGGATTCGATCCGTATCGAGACAGAGACGGACGATACCCTGGTCTACGAGGCCGGTGGTGTCTGGCGACAGTCGAGTGAGGGGGGCGTGGTCGCGGTCACCCCGCCGACGCTCAGCATCCAGAATGGTCACGTCGATCTCTCTCTGACGAACCTGACCGGCAGTGTCTCGGGTGGGAGTACTGAAGCGCTATTGAACGCGACGACATCGAACCAGGACACCCGGAACGCGATCCAAACGCTGTACCAGGGGAACTGCAAGCGCCCGGACAACGTCACGGTCGAAATAAAGAGCAATCTCTACGAGGGCTGGGCCGAACACCTAGAGGACACGGGCGGATATACCTCTCTGACTGTCGACGAAAATAACGAGACGACGACGGCCTTCCTCGCCCAAAGTGCGCTGCCGCCCGAAACCAACGACGCGGTGAACAACGTCGTCAACCTGACGAACGCGAGCTACATGAGCAACGTGACGGTCTCCCAGAGCGGGATTGCCGTCAGCAAAAACGCCAGCAACAACTACACGGTCTACGTCGAGCCGGTGGCCGACGATATCAATATCGGGACGGTGCGAAACATCTCTGCATCTGGCAACGTGACCCGCGATCCGGTGGACGTGATGTTTGTGGTCGACGAGTCAGGGTCGATGGGAAATCCAGCGGCAGGCTCAAGCAAGGACAAGTACCAAGTCGCACGGGGCGCGATGCAGAACTTCACGACGTATTTGACTCCGGCCTACGACCGAGCCGGTCTGGTCGGCTTTAAAAAGATATCGTCTGGATGGACTAATAGGTTTGTTGCAAACGTCTATCGGACGAATGACTATAGATTGAGCGGTAATCTGACGAAATTCAATTCGACAGTAAACAAAACCAAACATTCTGGAGGGACGTTCACCGCGATCGGCATGAAACGGGCGCACTCAATTTTGAGCCTAGAGTCGAACGAAACCCGGGACAAGTACATCATTATGCTGTCTGACGGAAAGAACACAGGCACTCAAGAGATCTACGTCGGAGATACCAGATACACTGACCCGGACCCGGCAACTGAACGGATCGCCACGCTGGCTAACAGATCTAGGACGACGGTACATACGATCGGATTCGCGGACAACGCCGGTGATCTGAACGAGGCATTCCTCAACCAGACAGCAACAAACGGCGGGGGGAAATACTACTACGCCAAAAACGCGAGTGAGCTCGAAAAGGCGTTCGAACGGATCGCTAAGCGCGTCTCCAGTACCCAGCAGATCGGACGAACGCCGTTCTCGACAAATATCTCAGCGAACGGGTCGATACAGACGCCCCAGATTACCGGGAACGTCTCCAACATCGCCAACGTGACGAAGATGAACAAGACGTTCCTGAACGTCAACGACCCAACCGCGCCCTCAACGTTCAGTCACGCGTTCTCTATCTCGGACGGAGGAAACGTGAACTTCAGCGCGACGGTGTACGGCTGTGACCAGTGGGTCACGACGGGACAGAAACAGACTACCAACGGCAGTAACTACCCGGTGACACGCTGTAAGACGATGAACCCCTCGAAGAACACGACCGTCTCGGGAAGCGATGTCACTGTCTACACGAACGCCAACTCGACGGCGTTCACCACCATGCTCGGCAACACGAGGACGGCCGACTGGCAAGCGAATCTGACCGACCTCGTCGTCAACCGGTCGCTCTATAACGCGACGACGGATCAACTCAGCCTCGACAGCAACCAGGCGCTGGTGCTCTATGATTTCCCCGACGGGAAAAACAGCGACAATAAAATGTTGGTTCTCTATACGATCGGGGAGAGCGATGAGATGCGACCAGCCAACGTCGTCGACATCTCCATCAGTAATATCGAACTAGAGCAGGAGTAG
- a CDS encoding DUF7287 family protein, producing the protein MRDMPKYASQQTGHGPRGDRGQTLQDYVLGISIFIVGIFIVLSMFPGLLGPFHSDIGRDKQATADRVSSTIVSNLSVPEQPNHLNTTATRNLFALSTSDVRTRFNLSRPTQLNVTLEALNGSAQFETVGDGITRNQTAISTRIVHVNVTSGNCDPACRMVVRTW; encoded by the coding sequence ATGCGAGACATGCCAAAGTACGCGAGCCAGCAGACGGGCCACGGACCCCGAGGAGACCGCGGACAGACGTTACAGGACTACGTCCTCGGGATCAGCATCTTCATCGTCGGCATCTTCATCGTTCTCTCGATGTTCCCTGGGCTGCTCGGTCCGTTCCACTCCGACATTGGGCGCGACAAGCAGGCGACTGCTGACCGGGTCTCTTCGACCATCGTCTCGAACCTCTCGGTACCGGAACAGCCGAACCACCTCAACACGACGGCGACCAGGAACCTGTTCGCCCTCTCGACGTCGGACGTCAGGACGCGGTTCAACCTTTCGCGTCCGACGCAACTGAACGTCACGCTTGAAGCGCTCAACGGATCGGCACAGTTCGAAACCGTCGGCGACGGCATCACCCGGAATCAGACCGCAATATCCACTCGAATCGTGCACGTAAACGTCACGTCGGGCAACTGTGACCCGGCCTGCCGGATGGTCGTGAGGACGTGGTAA
- a CDS encoding PKD domain-containing protein, with protein sequence MHATRLSDDDRGISTPVTHSLSIAITTVLIFGLIFAANAYLEDKRDVGARQQVESIGAELASQLEEAAQLGTDSQQATLRVNQPAQVLSNSYGVSLEDASACRVAASACLVVKVSRPGGNLVREFPVQNGSNVHVSIERLDSTTFTLRAVRVGGAATRSDVVPIDHTLQMGVGSNVAQSGRAAINPLNRLPIAEFTFDPTFPDSSDSIEFDASPSRDPDGSITDYYWYVDGANASSGQIYNRTSGLSPGTHQIKLRTVDDEGGVGNKTRTISVSGLVYNDDMAEDKSGSCPDTGQCLSFTVTNDWSSEDVTLSHISIDPEHVDSMEAKDSPPFGFPIDRPELKIDTGSLHGQDAEIDFSNKEDGVIIPLETPITINSGDTATIRIQGLEDGEDLYPITVGLRYWSDDTSYRTLITEGP encoded by the coding sequence ATGCATGCCACCAGATTATCTGACGATGATCGGGGAATATCCACGCCGGTCACTCACTCGCTGTCGATCGCGATTACGACGGTCCTGATCTTCGGGCTCATCTTCGCCGCGAACGCGTACCTCGAAGACAAGCGCGATGTCGGCGCCCGCCAGCAGGTCGAGTCCATCGGGGCCGAACTGGCGAGTCAACTGGAGGAGGCCGCACAGCTCGGTACCGACAGCCAGCAGGCGACGCTCCGCGTCAACCAACCGGCACAGGTGCTGTCGAATTCCTACGGCGTCTCTCTTGAGGACGCAAGCGCGTGTCGCGTAGCCGCCAGCGCCTGCCTGGTTGTTAAGGTCTCCCGTCCCGGTGGGAACCTCGTCCGTGAGTTCCCCGTCCAGAACGGTTCGAACGTACACGTCTCGATTGAGCGATTGGACTCGACGACGTTCACTCTGCGGGCCGTCCGGGTGGGCGGTGCTGCGACGCGATCGGACGTGGTTCCGATCGATCATACGCTACAGATGGGGGTCGGATCCAACGTCGCTCAGTCGGGGAGGGCGGCCATTAACCCACTCAATCGGCTGCCGATTGCCGAGTTCACGTTCGACCCAACATTCCCTGACAGCAGTGACAGTATCGAGTTCGATGCCTCGCCGAGTCGCGATCCGGACGGATCGATCACTGACTATTACTGGTACGTCGACGGGGCGAACGCTTCGTCCGGTCAGATCTACAATCGCACGAGCGGGCTGTCGCCCGGTACCCATCAGATCAAGCTCAGAACCGTCGACGACGAGGGTGGCGTCGGGAACAAGACCCGCACGATCTCCGTGTCCGGGCTGGTGTACAACGATGACATGGCGGAAGACAAATCTGGCTCGTGTCCGGATACCGGTCAGTGTCTTAGCTTTACCGTGACGAATGATTGGTCCTCGGAGGACGTTACCCTTTCGCACATCAGCATTGACCCTGAGCATGTTGACTCGATGGAAGCGAAAGACTCGCCTCCTTTCGGATTTCCTATCGATCGTCCTGAACTTAAGATTGATACAGGAAGCTTGCACGGGCAAGATGCAGAAATTGATTTCTCCAACAAGGAAGACGGTGTTATAATCCCTCTCGAAACTCCTATCACGATAAATTCCGGTGATACGGCTACCATCCGTATTCAGGGCCTGGAGGACGGAGAGGATCTATACCCGATAACGGTCGGTCTCCGGTACTGGAGCGACGATACGTCTTACCGGACGTTGATCACGGAGGGCCCCTGA
- a CDS encoding DUF7288 family protein has protein sequence MRRQQTHRTDGGCTDRGQAFTLEGLVGALLILTAVWYALQIVVVMPETGGAVDSELRENIRQQTDDALLIASQAEDNDLSSLVRNWSQSRRTFSGALNPDIGYGMAEVPGSLGTLLREGVTERGRLYNVEMTYLKSGPSNGTGTVTIASQGSPSGDAVVASQRVVLYDNMTLTGPSAGTAELWQYDTRSTTNPVPGKSGYYPVPNAVDGPVYNIVEVRVIVW, from the coding sequence ATGAGACGACAACAGACACACCGCACGGACGGGGGCTGTACGGATCGCGGACAGGCGTTTACTCTGGAGGGGTTGGTCGGTGCGTTGCTGATCCTGACCGCAGTGTGGTATGCTCTCCAGATCGTCGTCGTGATGCCCGAAACTGGTGGCGCAGTCGATTCGGAACTCCGCGAGAATATCCGCCAGCAGACTGACGACGCCTTGTTGATCGCCTCCCAAGCGGAGGACAACGATCTCTCGTCGCTCGTCCGGAACTGGTCCCAGAGTCGCCGGACGTTCTCCGGGGCGCTGAACCCGGACATCGGCTACGGCATGGCGGAAGTCCCAGGCTCACTCGGTACTCTGCTCCGTGAGGGTGTCACCGAGCGGGGGCGGCTGTACAACGTCGAGATGACGTATCTCAAATCCGGTCCGTCCAACGGGACTGGAACGGTCACGATCGCCTCGCAAGGATCACCATCGGGCGACGCCGTCGTGGCGTCCCAGCGTGTCGTGCTATACGACAATATGACACTGACTGGCCCTTCTGCCGGGACGGCTGAACTGTGGCAGTACGACACGCGCTCGACGACGAATCCGGTCCCCGGGAAAAGTGGGTACTATCCGGTTCCGAACGCTGTAGACGGGCCAGTGTACAATATCGTAGAAGTGCGGGTGATCGTATGGTGA
- a CDS encoding DUF7261 family protein, which produces MVTGPLGGERSLPSDRRGQLLLIGALVIALVVVVLAMVVNTVLFTENAGTERVSAEVNGVDAFSFEAGKATRSVLLRVNHEAHDRSVDQLNENVTESIAGYNEVLGRSHAMSGTAYVNVSYNTTFHNGTRLVQPSDGNFTSPHTAPGTNWPVISPSNETDVGWFLLNVNLRNTTADHAWINTSGSSEGLNFRMNRSDGGDGNNLSLAVYNSSTNLDSVNCTSTGGRILLDLYEGTGSSENCSFTGIGEYLDPKYDISLEGGDNVAGKYSIVTDSTWNASFTSFDRCRATSTVPLCRSPVVWNGSVDLTYQSATAQYAQQRNVTVYGEET; this is translated from the coding sequence ATGGTGACCGGGCCACTCGGGGGCGAGCGATCGCTCCCGTCGGATCGTCGTGGCCAGTTGTTGCTCATTGGGGCGCTGGTCATCGCGCTGGTCGTCGTCGTCCTTGCGATGGTCGTCAACACTGTGTTGTTCACGGAGAACGCCGGGACCGAACGCGTCTCGGCCGAGGTCAATGGTGTCGACGCGTTCTCTTTCGAGGCCGGCAAGGCCACCCGATCGGTACTGCTGCGTGTCAACCACGAGGCCCACGATCGGTCCGTCGACCAACTCAACGAGAACGTCACGGAATCGATCGCCGGATACAACGAGGTGCTGGGTCGTTCCCACGCTATGTCCGGGACTGCGTACGTGAACGTCTCCTACAACACGACGTTCCACAACGGGACGCGACTCGTCCAGCCGAGCGACGGGAACTTCACGTCCCCTCATACGGCCCCTGGTACCAATTGGCCCGTCATATCGCCCAGTAACGAGACCGACGTTGGCTGGTTCCTCCTGAACGTCAATCTTCGGAACACGACTGCCGACCACGCGTGGATCAACACGTCCGGTAGTAGTGAGGGCCTCAACTTCCGGATGAATCGATCGGACGGCGGCGACGGGAACAACCTCTCGCTTGCCGTCTACAATTCGTCGACGAACCTAGACTCGGTAAACTGTACGTCGACCGGCGGTCGTATCCTTCTGGACCTCTATGAGGGTACAGGATCGAGCGAGAATTGTTCGTTCACCGGGATCGGGGAGTATCTCGATCCGAAGTACGACATATCCCTCGAGGGTGGTGACAACGTCGCCGGGAAGTACTCGATTGTCACAGACAGCACGTGGAACGCGAGTTTCACCTCTTTCGACCGCTGTCGAGCAACCAGCACGGTCCCGCTATGTCGATCGCCGGTCGTCTGGAACGGCTCGGTCGATCTCACGTATCAGTCCGCTACAGCCCAATATGCCCAACAGCGGAACGTTACCGTCTACGGAGAGGAAACATGA
- a CDS encoding elongation factor EF-2 yields MGRRKKIVQECETLMDKPENIRNIAIAAHVDHGKTTLTDNLLAGAGMISDETAGEQLAMDTEEDEQERGITIDAANVSMTHEYEGTNHLINLIDTPGHVDFGGDVTRAMRAVDGALVVVDAVEGAMPQTETVLRQALREGVKPTLFINKVDRLISELQEGAEEMQERLLGVIQDVNELIRGMTEEMDDIEDDWTVSVEEGTVGFGSALYKWGVSMPSMQRTGMDFGEIMELERNDNRQELHERTPLADVVLDMVCEHFPNPIDAQPRRIPRIWRGDADSEVAEQMQLVDEDGDVVLMVTDIGVDPHAGEVAAGRVFSGTIEEGQELYVSGTAGKNRVQSVGVYMGGEREEVEEVPAGNIAAVTGLKDAIAGSTVSSLEMTPFESIEHISEPVITKSVEAQRMDDLPKLIETLQQVSKEDPTIEIEINEDTGEHLISGQGELHLEVVTQRIERNQGIPITTGEPIVVFREAPQESSREVEGISPNRHNRFYITVEPLEEDIVDAIQLGEASMDMPELERREALQEAGMDKDTSQNVEHIHGTNVIIDDTKGIQHLNETMELVLEGFEEALNDGPLAAEPVQGSLIRLHDARLHEDAIHRGPAQVIPAVRQALHNALIDGEIRLLEPIQDVRIDVPNEHMGAASGEVQGRRGRVDDMYQEGDLMVVEGIAPVEEMIGFSSDIRSATEGRASWNTENAGFRVMADNLQPEKITEIRERKGMKTELPEAIDYF; encoded by the coding sequence ATGGGCCGACGCAAGAAGATCGTACAGGAGTGTGAGACACTGATGGACAAGCCGGAGAACATCCGGAACATCGCCATCGCTGCTCACGTCGATCACGGGAAGACGACGCTGACTGACAACCTTCTGGCCGGCGCGGGTATGATCTCCGACGAGACTGCCGGGGAGCAACTCGCCATGGACACGGAGGAAGACGAACAGGAACGTGGGATCACCATCGACGCGGCGAACGTCTCGATGACTCACGAATACGAGGGGACCAACCACCTCATCAACCTTATCGACACACCGGGCCACGTCGACTTCGGCGGGGACGTTACTCGCGCGATGCGAGCCGTCGACGGCGCCTTGGTGGTCGTCGACGCCGTCGAGGGCGCGATGCCCCAGACCGAGACCGTCCTCCGACAGGCGCTACGGGAGGGCGTCAAGCCCACGCTGTTCATCAACAAAGTCGACCGCCTCATCTCCGAGCTTCAGGAAGGGGCCGAGGAGATGCAAGAGCGACTCCTAGGCGTCATTCAGGACGTCAACGAGCTCATCCGCGGGATGACTGAGGAGATGGACGACATCGAGGACGACTGGACAGTCTCCGTCGAGGAGGGGACCGTCGGCTTCGGGTCGGCACTGTACAAGTGGGGCGTCTCGATGCCCTCGATGCAGCGCACCGGGATGGACTTCGGCGAGATCATGGAACTTGAGCGCAACGACAACCGCCAGGAACTTCACGAGCGGACGCCCCTGGCGGATGTCGTCCTCGACATGGTATGTGAGCACTTCCCGAACCCTATCGACGCCCAGCCCCGTCGTATTCCCCGCATCTGGCGTGGCGACGCCGATAGCGAGGTCGCCGAGCAGATGCAACTGGTCGACGAGGACGGCGACGTTGTCCTGATGGTCACCGACATCGGCGTCGACCCCCATGCCGGCGAGGTCGCGGCGGGTCGTGTCTTCTCCGGCACCATCGAGGAGGGTCAAGAACTGTACGTCTCCGGGACGGCAGGCAAGAACCGTGTCCAGAGCGTCGGGGTCTACATGGGGGGCGAGCGCGAGGAAGTTGAGGAGGTCCCGGCTGGCAATATCGCTGCCGTCACTGGCCTGAAAGACGCCATTGCGGGCTCGACGGTTTCGAGCCTCGAGATGACGCCATTCGAGTCGATCGAGCACATCTCCGAGCCGGTCATCACCAAGAGCGTCGAGGCCCAGCGCATGGACGACCTGCCCAAACTCATCGAGACGCTCCAGCAGGTCTCCAAAGAGGACCCGACCATCGAGATCGAGATCAACGAAGACACCGGCGAGCACCTCATCTCCGGGCAGGGCGAACTCCACCTTGAAGTCGTCACCCAGCGCATCGAGCGCAACCAGGGTATCCCGATCACGACCGGCGAACCGATCGTCGTCTTCCGGGAGGCTCCCCAGGAGTCCAGCCGCGAGGTCGAAGGGATCTCGCCGAACCGTCACAACCGCTTCTACATCACGGTCGAACCCCTCGAAGAGGACATCGTCGACGCGATCCAGCTCGGCGAGGCCTCCATGGACATGCCCGAACTCGAGCGCCGTGAAGCGCTCCAGGAAGCTGGCATGGACAAGGACACGTCCCAGAACGTCGAGCACATCCACGGGACGAACGTCATCATCGACGACACGAAGGGGATCCAGCACTTGAACGAGACGATGGAACTCGTTCTCGAAGGGTTCGAGGAAGCGCTCAACGACGGTCCGCTCGCAGCTGAGCCGGTCCAGGGTTCGCTCATTCGGCTCCACGACGCCCGGCTCCACGAGGACGCCATCCACCGCGGCCCGGCGCAGGTCATCCCCGCCGTTCGCCAGGCGCTGCACAACGCCTTGATCGACGGCGAGATCCGCCTGCTCGAACCGATTCAGGATGTCCGTATCGACGTCCCCAACGAGCACATGGGCGCCGCGAGTGGCGAGGTCCAGGGCCGGCGTGGCCGCGTCGACGACATGTACCAGGAAGGCGACCTGATGGTCGTCGAGGGCATCGCGCCCGTCGAGGAGATGATCGGTTTCTCCTCGGACATCCGGAGCGCAACCGAGGGGCGTGCCTCCTGGAACACCGAGAACGCCGGCTTCCGCGTCATGGCCGACAACCTCCAGCCCGAGAAGATCACCGAGATTCGCGAGCGCAAGGGCATGAAGACCGAGCTGCCCGAAGCGATCGATTACTTCTAG
- a CDS encoding DUF7289 family protein, producing MSGISSWPADRDSMADRQWLGQDTRAVSELVGFSLTFGIVLVSVTLIATLGFGQLTDFRDAQQLDNAEQAMEIVGGSLESIEEGDAVTRSEAMDLSGGSIEVEKGSVANVTVFNSSGGRLHSELLDLNALVYSQGSTRISYENGATYRQESQGGVMTTEPKFVCSDDVAVLSFVTLEERTQAGKISGGEVSITASHSDTRLVYPVNRTGDNATNAANVTVEMTSPREGPWTDHFDNAENWNASGTTIQCGGSLERVYVRQTNISVSLSN from the coding sequence ATGTCCGGGATATCGTCGTGGCCGGCTGACCGGGACAGTATGGCGGATCGACAGTGGCTCGGCCAAGACACTCGTGCCGTCTCGGAACTCGTCGGCTTCTCGCTGACGTTCGGGATCGTGCTCGTGTCGGTCACGCTCATCGCGACGCTCGGGTTCGGGCAACTCACTGACTTCCGGGACGCCCAGCAACTCGACAACGCGGAACAGGCGATGGAGATTGTCGGGGGGTCACTTGAGAGCATCGAGGAGGGTGACGCGGTGACTCGATCCGAAGCGATGGACCTCTCGGGCGGATCTATCGAAGTCGAGAAAGGATCGGTAGCGAACGTGACCGTCTTCAATTCGAGTGGTGGGCGACTCCATAGTGAGTTGCTCGATCTCAACGCACTCGTCTACTCACAGGGATCGACACGCATCTCCTACGAGAACGGGGCGACGTATCGCCAGGAGTCACAGGGTGGCGTCATGACCACCGAACCCAAGTTCGTTTGCAGTGACGATGTCGCTGTGCTGTCGTTCGTCACTCTCGAAGAACGGACCCAGGCCGGCAAGATCAGCGGAGGGGAGGTGTCGATCACCGCCAGCCATTCCGATACTCGACTCGTCTATCCGGTGAATCGGACGGGTGATAACGCCACTAACGCCGCGAACGTGACCGTAGAGATGACCTCGCCGCGCGAAGGACCGTGGACGGACCACTTCGACAACGCCGAGAACTGGAACGCTTCGGGGACGACGATCCAGTGTGGTGGGAGTCTCGAACGCGTCTACGTCCGACAGACGAACATCTCGGTCAGCCTGTCGAACTGA